The following coding sequences are from one Terriglobales bacterium window:
- a CDS encoding DUF2950 domain-containing protein, with amino-acid sequence MRSKSASEVLLRCAWIVAGILAAIVVVCLFTGVGISAQSASAATTSKAQGSGIASFATPQQAADALVNAAEKFDVGTLIGIVGPADADLILTHDFVQDRQRAKEFAALAREKKSVSVDRATQTRAFLLLGKDDWPFPLPIVKKNDKWSFDAKAGRHELLARRIGTDELDAIQVCRGYVEAQYEYALKPREGYDVNQFAQRIVSTPGKQDGLAWQDPDGTWHGPAGENVARAIQAGYSDVSEPYHGYFFKTLKGQGQAAPLGAMDFVVNGAMIGGFALAAAPAEYGETGIMTLLVGYDGVVYQKDFGPSTLDQFKKMELYNPDKSWTPVPED; translated from the coding sequence ATGAGATCCAAATCCGCGAGTGAAGTTCTATTACGGTGCGCATGGATCGTTGCCGGCATTTTGGCCGCGATCGTTGTCGTATGTTTGTTCACGGGCGTTGGCATTTCAGCGCAGTCGGCCAGTGCGGCTACTACTTCGAAAGCCCAGGGGTCGGGTATCGCGAGCTTCGCAACTCCACAGCAGGCGGCAGATGCCCTAGTGAATGCAGCCGAGAAATTCGACGTTGGTACTCTCATTGGAATTGTTGGTCCTGCGGATGCGGACCTTATTCTTACCCACGATTTTGTACAAGATCGCCAGCGAGCCAAAGAGTTCGCAGCCCTGGCGCGTGAGAAGAAAAGTGTGTCAGTAGATCGAGCAACGCAGACCCGCGCGTTCCTATTACTCGGCAAAGACGATTGGCCTTTCCCGCTGCCAATCGTGAAGAAAAACGACAAATGGTCGTTTGATGCTAAAGCAGGTCGCCACGAACTCCTTGCCCGCCGCATTGGCACAGACGAACTCGACGCGATTCAAGTGTGTCGCGGTTACGTAGAAGCACAGTACGAATATGCCCTCAAGCCACGCGAAGGGTATGACGTAAATCAGTTCGCCCAACGCATCGTCAGCACTCCGGGAAAACAGGATGGACTGGCTTGGCAAGATCCGGATGGCACCTGGCATGGTCCGGCTGGCGAAAACGTTGCGCGTGCTATCCAAGCAGGTTATTCCGACGTGAGCGAGCCCTATCATGGCTATTTCTTCAAAACTCTAAAGGGTCAGGGTCAAGCCGCGCCGCTCGGAGCGATGGACTTTGTAGTGAACGGCGCGATGATCGGCGGTTTTGCACTGGCGGCAGCTCCAGCCGAATACGGCGAGACAGGAATAATGACTCTTCTGGTCGGCTACGACGGCGTGGTTTACCAGAAAGACTTTGGTCCCTCTACCCTCGATCAATTCAAGAAGATGGAACTCTATAACCCTGATAAATCCTGGACGCCAGTACCGGAAGATTAA
- a CDS encoding sensor histidine kinase, with product MIAANEGERTWIARELHDDVNQQIAVIGIRLDRLRQHLSESTVDVQNEIAEVYRRVLQLGKNVQALSHRLHSSKLDYLGMVAASRSFCEELSAEYHLEIDFRHKGVPRKLPAEISLCLFRVLQESLQNVVKHSGVRRFKVELNTNQGEIQLTVVDEGVGFDSQNAIASRGLGLISMRERLQLVKGQLSIHSEKGHGTTICARVPIHAIDANRLKSA from the coding sequence TTGATCGCGGCCAACGAAGGGGAGCGCACGTGGATCGCAAGAGAGTTGCACGATGACGTGAACCAGCAGATTGCTGTCATCGGCATCAGGTTGGATCGACTCAGGCAACACCTCTCCGAGTCCACGGTCGATGTCCAAAATGAGATTGCTGAAGTTTACAGGCGCGTATTGCAACTCGGAAAGAACGTTCAAGCGCTGTCTCATCGCCTGCACTCCTCCAAACTCGATTACCTCGGGATGGTGGCAGCAAGCCGTAGCTTTTGCGAAGAATTATCTGCGGAATATCACCTGGAGATTGATTTCCGCCATAAAGGTGTACCGCGCAAACTGCCTGCAGAGATTTCGCTTTGTTTATTTCGCGTCCTACAAGAATCGCTTCAGAATGTGGTGAAACACAGCGGCGTTCGAAGATTTAAAGTGGAACTAAATACAAATCAAGGTGAAATCCAACTCACGGTCGTCGACGAAGGTGTCGGCTTTGACTCGCAAAATGCCATTGCTAGTCGTGGTCTCGGCCTGATCAGCATGCGCGAAAGATTACAGCTCGTTAAGGGTCAACTTTCCATTCATTCGGAAAAGGGCCACGGCACCACCATCTGTGCGCGTGTGCCGATCCACGCGATTGACGCCAATCGATTAAAGAGTGCGTGA
- a CDS encoding amidohydrolase family protein, with protein MKSEQNFRECLISQVTVAVIALMLLCGSNVRAQSAPATPTQFELNDTHFHLTNYVQQGTDIHKFLEIMGNKVGRVALFGIPLQQQWSYRVDGDRAPTYYLNTDAPLYYYSFTDAWIATAYKSLTPAEQARFDPMITGFNPTDMYAVDHIRRVLQAFPGVFSGIGEFSIHKEFVSAKIAGEVASLRDPALDKILDFCAEVGLVVLLHNDMDVPFAKEGSQPAYLGEMKALFKRHPKTTIIWAHTGMGRIVRPIKNHAANIAEILADPEFNHVYFDISWDEVAKYIVSSPEATRTAVDLINRYPDRFLFGTDEVAPQDQQKYLRVYYQYGPLWQLLNKEASTKVRKENYERIFDAARLKVRSWERAQASH; from the coding sequence TTGAAGAGCGAACAGAATTTTCGGGAGTGTCTCATCTCTCAAGTGACTGTCGCTGTAATCGCGCTGATGTTGCTGTGCGGCAGCAACGTTAGAGCTCAATCGGCACCAGCCACGCCCACTCAGTTCGAACTGAACGATACGCATTTTCACCTCACCAATTATGTTCAGCAGGGAACTGACATTCACAAATTTCTCGAGATCATGGGCAACAAGGTTGGGCGCGTCGCATTGTTCGGCATTCCGCTGCAGCAGCAATGGTCTTACCGAGTCGACGGCGACCGCGCTCCCACTTACTACTTGAACACGGACGCTCCGCTCTACTACTACTCGTTCACAGACGCATGGATCGCGACGGCTTACAAATCCCTCACACCAGCCGAGCAGGCCCGCTTCGATCCCATGATTACGGGCTTTAATCCTACGGATATGTATGCCGTGGACCATATCCGCCGCGTGCTTCAGGCTTTTCCAGGCGTCTTCTCGGGCATCGGAGAGTTCTCGATCCACAAAGAATTCGTGTCAGCAAAAATTGCAGGAGAAGTCGCGAGTCTCCGGGATCCGGCGCTCGACAAGATTCTTGATTTTTGTGCGGAAGTCGGACTTGTCGTACTCCTGCACAACGACATGGATGTCCCATTCGCTAAGGAAGGCTCTCAGCCCGCGTACTTGGGCGAAATGAAGGCCCTTTTCAAGCGGCATCCAAAGACAACCATCATCTGGGCCCACACGGGTATGGGCAGAATAGTCCGCCCGATAAAGAATCATGCCGCGAACATTGCAGAGATCCTGGCCGATCCCGAGTTCAATCACGTTTACTTTGACATCTCGTGGGATGAGGTCGCCAAGTATATCGTCTCAAGCCCGGAAGCGACCAGGACAGCTGTAGACCTGATTAACCGATATCCCGACCGGTTCCTTTTTGGAACAGATGAAGTTGCGCCGCAGGATCAACAAAAGTATCTGAGGGTTTATTACCAGTACGGTCCGTTGTGGCAGTTGTTGAACAAGGAGGCAAGCACGAAGGTTCGTAAAGAGAACTATGAGCGGATTTTCGACGCCGCACGGCTGAAGGTTAGGTCGTGGGAACGGGCACAAGCCTCTCACTGA
- the glsA gene encoding glutaminase A, whose translation MNVKKIALVTLLSVLALIPTSIFPTDVAAQRAVSPVAPRRELVESVVKEAYAKFSTDTNGKNADYIPYLAQVDSKLFGIAVVTTDNQSVTIGDVKYSFSIQSISKVFTLALAMEELGSDKVFEKVGSEPTGRPFNSPLAVVDMQTHTGNPLVNAGAIATTSLISGSDATAKWNKILDFYSRAAGEKLQLIDEVYKSEAATNTGNKALSYLLAKYDRIYADPFESVDIYTKQCSVGVNALQLARMGAMLANNGINPATGERVIKAEDIPHILATMTMAGLYDGSGGWAWHVGLPAKSGVGGGIVAIAPGKGAIAVFAPPLDEAGNSVKAQKVIDYVTQRLNYNLYSPSSVGLK comes from the coding sequence ATGAATGTGAAGAAGATTGCGCTAGTAACACTGTTGTCGGTTCTGGCATTGATACCAACGAGTATTTTCCCTACCGACGTCGCCGCGCAACGGGCAGTGAGCCCAGTCGCTCCCAGACGTGAGTTAGTCGAATCCGTCGTCAAAGAGGCTTACGCGAAGTTCAGCACCGATACCAACGGTAAAAATGCCGACTACATTCCGTACCTCGCTCAAGTGGATTCCAAGCTATTCGGAATCGCGGTCGTAACGACCGATAACCAGTCCGTAACGATCGGCGACGTGAAGTATTCGTTCTCCATCCAGTCGATTTCCAAGGTCTTTACTCTCGCACTCGCGATGGAGGAACTAGGATCAGACAAGGTTTTTGAGAAAGTCGGTTCTGAGCCTACCGGCCGTCCGTTTAATTCACCCCTGGCCGTTGTGGATATGCAAACGCATACTGGAAACCCCCTTGTGAATGCGGGGGCGATTGCAACTACGAGCTTGATTTCTGGTAGCGATGCAACGGCCAAGTGGAACAAGATCCTCGATTTCTATAGCAGAGCAGCAGGAGAGAAGCTGCAACTGATCGACGAGGTGTACAAATCAGAAGCAGCCACGAACACCGGCAACAAGGCTCTTTCCTACCTGCTCGCAAAATATGATCGAATTTATGCCGATCCGTTCGAGTCGGTCGACATCTACACCAAGCAATGCTCCGTCGGCGTGAACGCGCTCCAACTCGCACGCATGGGAGCCATGCTCGCAAATAATGGCATTAATCCCGCCACTGGTGAACGGGTCATCAAGGCCGAAGACATTCCTCACATTCTCGCCACCATGACTATGGCTGGGCTCTACGACGGTTCCGGCGGGTGGGCCTGGCATGTGGGCCTACCCGCAAAGAGCGGAGTTGGTGGCGGCATAGTGGCTATCGCCCCTGGCAAGGGCGCCATCGCCGTCTTCGCTCCTCCGCTCGATGAGGCAGGGAACAGCGTGAAGGCGCAGAAAGTAATTGATTATGTGACGCAGAGACTTAACTACAACCTCTACTCACCCAGTTCTGTGGGGCTCAAATAA
- a CDS encoding response regulator transcription factor has product MGRRRILILDDDALTVERIQKILEPHFEVVARAGDGDTLFGIAPSLRPDVILVDIRMAARAGFHTGQELKSRLPSTKFILLATKEDTDIASDAMRHWASGYVFKKSGASELIKAIREVLKGNWYVTPKLAQQLLDHFVRDPGPEHTAKLTPRQREVLQLLATGKNMKEAADILHITRRTIAFHKYRIMDEFGLRTNSDLMVFAIRAHVISA; this is encoded by the coding sequence ATGGGGCGACGGCGAATACTGATCCTGGATGACGACGCGCTGACGGTCGAACGGATCCAAAAGATCCTGGAACCGCACTTTGAAGTGGTGGCCAGGGCGGGGGACGGCGATACTCTGTTTGGCATCGCTCCCAGTCTGAGACCAGACGTAATCCTCGTAGACATCAGAATGGCTGCTCGAGCCGGGTTCCACACGGGGCAAGAGTTAAAGAGCCGTTTACCCAGCACTAAGTTCATCCTGCTTGCAACTAAGGAAGATACCGACATTGCCAGCGATGCCATGCGGCACTGGGCTTCTGGTTATGTCTTTAAGAAATCGGGAGCTTCCGAGTTGATCAAGGCAATCAGGGAAGTGCTAAAAGGGAATTGGTACGTCACACCCAAGCTGGCTCAGCAATTACTCGATCACTTCGTTCGGGATCCAGGCCCCGAACACACCGCTAAACTTACTCCGCGGCAGCGCGAGGTTCTTCAGCTCCTGGCCACAGGAAAGAACATGAAGGAAGCAGCAGACATCTTGCACATCACGCGGAGAACCATCGCCTTCCATAAGTATCGAATCATGGACGAGTTTGGTTTGAGGACCAACTCTGATTTAATGGTCTTCGCGATCCGCGCGCACGTCATAAGCGCCTAG
- a CDS encoding porin: MKALRLVAGFIVLTAASRLLLAQEAVATPLALNPEEGYAQNQSASADVPTKAQDGTGQASTRSNEAQDPHEASPDSTLENTVDAAESDDGPRRQLVHFNEYHGPYFTIRVGGGFLYEADAYSQDSESKQQFSMSPAFKVRDSRLLFRGRFPQFDRSVTWCAGFMYDGPTGKWFVRQTGVMIAVPELWGNFFIGRAKEGFSLNKVMAGYDGWTMERSTMNDATVPLLADGIKWLGYSPKHGFSWNLGYFNDIMSKGQSFSSYSSQEVARLIWLPIHSEETRTLFHIGANLRYGKPVDDKLRLKSRPESFPAPFFLDTGTFDATASRMAGPEVYYRKGSWLFGSEYWWEKVSSQSKGDPVFHGGDVVVTWLATGETRPYNTVGGYFLDIDPKRPVFKGGPGAWEFVFRLSHTDLNSGPVQGGRFVRFTPMANWYLSEHVRLEMAYGYGRLNRFDLKGNTQFFQTRIQFQL; the protein is encoded by the coding sequence ATGAAGGCGTTGCGCTTAGTGGCGGGATTCATTGTGCTTACGGCCGCGTCTCGACTCTTGCTCGCGCAGGAAGCTGTCGCAACGCCTCTAGCTCTTAATCCTGAAGAAGGTTATGCCCAAAATCAATCGGCATCTGCCGATGTTCCAACCAAGGCCCAAGATGGTACTGGCCAGGCCTCGACCAGATCCAACGAGGCACAGGACCCTCACGAAGCATCTCCCGACTCAACTCTTGAGAATACAGTTGATGCAGCCGAGTCCGACGATGGTCCCAGACGCCAGCTTGTGCATTTCAACGAGTACCATGGTCCGTATTTCACCATCAGAGTAGGCGGCGGCTTTCTGTACGAGGCTGATGCGTATTCTCAAGATAGTGAGAGTAAACAACAGTTTTCCATGTCGCCTGCCTTCAAGGTTCGCGATTCACGTCTATTGTTTCGAGGCAGATTTCCCCAGTTCGATCGTTCCGTTACATGGTGCGCCGGGTTCATGTACGACGGTCCCACCGGTAAGTGGTTCGTGCGACAAACCGGAGTCATGATTGCGGTTCCAGAACTGTGGGGCAACTTTTTTATTGGTCGTGCCAAAGAGGGATTTTCTCTCAACAAAGTTATGGCTGGATACGATGGCTGGACCATGGAGAGGTCCACGATGAACGATGCCACAGTCCCTCTTCTGGCCGATGGCATCAAGTGGCTCGGTTACTCACCCAAACACGGTTTCAGCTGGAATCTCGGTTACTTCAACGACATAATGTCAAAAGGCCAGTCGTTTTCCTCCTATTCGAGTCAGGAGGTTGCAAGGCTCATCTGGCTTCCGATCCACTCGGAAGAGACGCGTACCCTTTTCCACATCGGAGCGAACTTGCGTTACGGAAAGCCGGTAGATGACAAACTTCGCCTGAAGTCACGGCCAGAATCCTTTCCTGCACCTTTCTTTCTCGATACCGGGACGTTTGACGCAACAGCGTCGCGCATGGCCGGTCCTGAGGTTTATTACCGAAAAGGTTCGTGGTTGTTCGGAAGCGAGTATTGGTGGGAGAAAGTTTCCTCACAATCGAAGGGCGATCCCGTATTTCATGGAGGAGACGTGGTTGTAACCTGGTTAGCCACTGGTGAGACGCGCCCATATAACACGGTCGGCGGATATTTCCTGGATATAGATCCTAAGAGGCCTGTATTCAAGGGAGGCCCGGGAGCCTGGGAATTTGTCTTTCGACTTTCCCATACCGATCTTAATAGTGGTCCAGTGCAGGGTGGCAGGTTCGTAAGGTTTACACCGATGGCTAATTGGTATCTATCCGAACACGTGCGCCTGGAAATGGCCTACGGTTATGGACGCCTCAACCGTTTCGACCTCAAAGGCAATACTCAATTCTTCCAGACACGTATTCAATTTCAGCTCTGA
- a CDS encoding response regulator transcription factor codes for MSKASILLADDNPEVLSLVAEILESDYHIVASVLNGRSVLENWSRLTPDVIVLDISMGEPNGIDVAVALRDSGCEAKIVFLTIHSDHDFVQTAMEVGGSGYVVKSQLRSDLAEALTAVLSEKRFVSPCLRYQE; via the coding sequence GTGTCAAAGGCGAGCATACTTCTGGCCGACGACAACCCCGAAGTTCTGAGCTTGGTTGCCGAGATCCTCGAATCTGACTACCACATTGTGGCTTCCGTGCTCAATGGTCGATCAGTCCTCGAAAACTGGTCGCGTCTCACGCCAGACGTCATTGTGCTCGATATCTCCATGGGCGAACCGAACGGTATCGACGTAGCGGTCGCCTTGCGTGACTCAGGATGTGAGGCCAAAATCGTCTTCCTCACCATTCACAGCGATCACGATTTCGTGCAGACGGCGATGGAGGTCGGTGGTTCAGGTTATGTCGTCAAATCGCAATTGCGCAGCGACCTGGCAGAGGCGCTGACGGCGGTGCTGAGCGAGAAGCGCTTTGTTTCACCATGTCTGCGATATCAGGAGTAG
- a CDS encoding M48 family metallopeptidase — protein sequence MQAQIRLISRFGEIIQGIILLIVLLLGLVPRESTAQSISPEPVTTAPETPVNSGLNHLPSATNARNKDISQTSKSKAKYDISRIGDRGIGRGLDFYSAEQERQLGEELANAIESSSRLIADPVVNEYLNRLGLNVVQNSDCKIPFVIKVLDDDDLNAFALPGGFLYINRGLILAADNEAELVAAMAHEVGHVAARHGTKNATRAQIFDAASMSLILVGGPVGLAVRGLAGLARPMTYMKFSRDAEREADLLGLEYQYTAGYDPQEFIAFFETMGAGETQKRSLMNKAFATHPMTVDRIKLAQHEIATYLPDRGEYIIDTSEFQEIKARLSRGEGRLPKLRRRLDGIR from the coding sequence ATGCAGGCGCAAATAAGACTGATTTCACGTTTCGGAGAAATCATTCAAGGAATCATTCTGTTGATCGTTCTTCTTTTGGGTCTTGTTCCACGAGAATCAACAGCACAGTCGATCAGCCCAGAACCAGTGACCACGGCGCCCGAGACTCCAGTTAATTCTGGGCTTAACCACCTACCCAGTGCGACGAATGCCCGGAATAAAGACATATCCCAAACCTCCAAGTCAAAGGCAAAGTACGACATTTCGAGAATCGGAGATCGGGGTATCGGTCGTGGACTCGACTTCTACTCCGCGGAGCAGGAACGTCAACTTGGAGAAGAATTAGCAAATGCCATAGAAAGCTCGTCGCGATTAATTGCTGACCCGGTCGTGAATGAATACCTGAATCGCCTCGGTCTGAACGTAGTTCAGAATTCTGATTGCAAAATTCCATTCGTGATCAAAGTCCTCGACGACGACGATCTAAATGCATTTGCTTTGCCAGGGGGATTTCTCTATATAAATCGAGGACTGATTCTCGCGGCTGACAATGAAGCCGAATTGGTTGCAGCCATGGCGCACGAAGTTGGCCATGTTGCGGCTCGACACGGCACCAAGAATGCTACTCGCGCGCAGATCTTCGATGCGGCTTCGATGTCGCTCATTCTCGTCGGCGGTCCCGTGGGACTCGCTGTTCGGGGACTGGCAGGTCTTGCCCGTCCGATGACCTACATGAAATTCAGCCGCGATGCCGAACGCGAGGCTGATCTGCTCGGTTTGGAATATCAATACACGGCGGGATACGATCCGCAGGAGTTCATCGCGTTTTTCGAGACGATGGGCGCAGGAGAAACCCAAAAGCGCTCGTTGATGAATAAGGCATTCGCGACTCACCCAATGACAGTTGATCGAATCAAGCTTGCGCAGCATGAGATTGCTACGTACCTTCCAGACCGTGGTGAGTACATCATCGACACGAGCGAATTCCAGGAGATCAAGGCCCGCCTCAGCAGGGGAGAAGGACGCCTGCCAAAGTTGCGTCGCCGTTTGGACGGCATTAGATGA
- a CDS encoding DUF3300 domain-containing protein, translated as MNSKHIVSRNIIRSLLALLCCVLLAPGEIFAYGSYQPTTSSQASSTTQPAAKIPPDQLDSLVAPIALYPDPMLAQTLAASTYPLELIQLQQWLTKNKSLKDKALLDAVSKQPWDPAVQAMAALPDVVKRLTDDVQWTTDLGNAFLAQQSEVMDAVQRMRKKAQDTGNLKSSEQQKVETKVVESKQIIVVEQAQPQVVYVPSYNPTVVYGPPVYPYPPIYYPPAGYYAAGMAISFGIGIAMGAAWGGGWGWGAGWGGNNDITINRNNSFNRNTNVSGGNRTNIGNGNRGGNSWQHNPSHRGGTPYGDRGTANKFGGTTRGDSLANRQSSARQQVGRQQGNVSNRASGVSSGNRGGGAGVSDRSAGGSRAGVSDRSAGGSRGGGGGADSIGSRDVSRGSSGGGGNRSAFGGGSGSYSGSSARSSGSRGSSSMGSRGGGGGGSRGGGGGRGGGRRR; from the coding sequence ATGAATTCGAAACACATAGTCTCCAGAAATATAATTCGCAGTCTGCTGGCATTGCTTTGCTGCGTTCTCTTGGCGCCGGGGGAGATATTTGCATATGGTTCCTACCAACCGACAACTTCGTCGCAGGCATCATCAACAACGCAACCAGCCGCCAAAATTCCACCAGACCAGTTGGACTCGCTGGTTGCGCCCATTGCTCTCTATCCGGATCCTATGCTTGCCCAGACTCTGGCAGCGTCAACGTATCCACTCGAACTCATCCAGCTCCAACAGTGGTTAACAAAGAACAAGAGCTTGAAAGATAAAGCCCTGCTGGACGCCGTCTCCAAACAGCCCTGGGACCCGGCCGTTCAGGCGATGGCCGCATTGCCTGACGTAGTAAAACGGTTGACGGATGACGTTCAGTGGACTACTGATTTGGGAAACGCCTTCCTGGCCCAGCAGAGCGAAGTGATGGACGCTGTGCAGCGGATGCGAAAGAAAGCGCAGGATACCGGCAATCTTAAGTCAAGCGAACAACAGAAGGTGGAAACAAAGGTTGTCGAGAGCAAACAAATAATCGTGGTGGAGCAGGCGCAGCCGCAAGTGGTGTATGTGCCGTCCTATAACCCAACAGTGGTGTATGGTCCGCCAGTCTACCCTTATCCCCCAATCTACTATCCACCAGCAGGGTATTACGCAGCAGGAATGGCGATCTCATTTGGTATTGGGATAGCTATGGGAGCCGCCTGGGGCGGAGGTTGGGGTTGGGGAGCCGGTTGGGGCGGGAACAACGATATTACGATTAACCGCAACAATAGCTTCAATCGAAACACGAACGTCAGTGGCGGCAATCGCACCAACATCGGTAACGGCAACCGGGGTGGCAATAGCTGGCAGCACAATCCCAGTCATCGCGGTGGCACGCCTTATGGAGACCGAGGCACGGCTAACAAATTCGGCGGGACGACGCGCGGTGATTCGTTAGCGAATCGCCAATCGAGCGCGCGACAGCAAGTAGGACGCCAGCAGGGCAATGTTTCAAATCGGGCGTCAGGAGTCAGCTCAGGGAATCGGGGCGGGGGAGCGGGAGTCAGTGACCGCAGTGCCGGCGGGAGCCGAGCAGGAGTCAGCGATCGCAGCGCCGGCGGGAGCCGCGGAGGCGGCGGAGGCGCCGACAGCATTGGTAGCCGCGATGTATCTCGAGGTAGCAGCGGCGGCGGCGGGAACCGAAGCGCATTTGGAGGAGGATCGGGAAGCTACAGCGGTTCAAGTGCCCGTTCCAGCGGCAGCCGTGGCTCTTCCAGTATGGGATCTCGTGGAGGCGGCGGTGGCGGTTCCCGCGGCGGAGGCGGAGGTCGAGGAGGAGGAAGACGTCGGTGA
- a CDS encoding DcaP family trimeric outer membrane transporter, which produces MQSAQGQSSDTANSDVVQLKKQLAEMQAQMEQLRDQVRTLQEARKPSVRNATFAIPAATEPMPSEAATADAGVTTANVAAAPTPAAAPQTASTPTQAEQSLDVYGFAMVDAGYSFKSNDPTWFDVVRPGKLPSFPGQFGQNGNTYWSVRQSRFGVKGVQPTPWGDLKAVFEFDMFGVGKDAGVTTIRPRHYYGELGQFLAGQTNSAFMDIDVFPNTVEYWGPNGMVFLRNPQLRWMPIQGDTHLWIALEAPGQSGDQGLLSDRDPVQNVKARFRFPDLTGQYRYSGRLGYLQGSAIWRNVKLDDTLADAFNLNQSINGWGFSLSSLVKAKKDSLHLQYTVGNGIENYMNDAPFDVAPIPNPGNPTRPIKGKPLPMWSMVAYLDHSWSDKLTTSLGFSDLQIQNTSLQAANAYHEGQYSSINLLYAAFKNVMYGGEFQWGRRTNARDGFNSEDYRLQFSFKYTFNARVLGSK; this is translated from the coding sequence GTGCAGTCAGCTCAAGGACAGTCAAGTGACACGGCCAATTCGGACGTTGTGCAACTGAAGAAACAATTGGCAGAGATGCAAGCGCAAATGGAGCAGTTGAGAGATCAGGTCAGGACACTTCAGGAAGCGCGTAAGCCTTCAGTTCGGAATGCCACATTTGCAATTCCGGCGGCGACTGAGCCGATGCCTTCGGAAGCCGCAACGGCGGACGCTGGAGTCACGACCGCGAATGTGGCTGCGGCACCAACGCCGGCCGCAGCTCCGCAAACGGCGTCCACTCCAACGCAGGCGGAACAATCCCTCGATGTCTATGGTTTCGCAATGGTGGATGCGGGTTACTCCTTCAAGTCGAATGATCCCACCTGGTTCGATGTCGTTCGACCCGGGAAGCTTCCATCCTTTCCTGGTCAGTTCGGGCAGAACGGCAACACGTATTGGAGCGTACGCCAGAGCCGATTCGGGGTCAAAGGAGTCCAGCCCACACCTTGGGGAGACTTAAAAGCGGTGTTCGAATTTGACATGTTCGGTGTCGGTAAGGATGCCGGTGTAACTACGATCCGTCCACGTCACTACTACGGCGAGTTAGGCCAGTTCCTGGCTGGTCAAACCAATAGTGCGTTCATGGATATCGACGTTTTTCCTAACACTGTGGAGTATTGGGGGCCAAACGGAATGGTGTTTCTCCGTAATCCGCAGTTGCGCTGGATGCCGATCCAGGGAGACACGCATTTGTGGATTGCCCTAGAAGCTCCTGGCCAATCCGGTGATCAAGGCCTTCTTTCAGATCGCGACCCGGTGCAGAACGTAAAAGCGCGATTCCGATTTCCAGACTTGACTGGACAATACCGGTACAGCGGAAGGTTGGGTTACCTCCAGGGATCAGCGATCTGGCGGAATGTCAAGCTGGACGATACCTTGGCAGACGCATTCAATCTCAACCAGAGCATAAATGGGTGGGGCTTTAGCCTAAGTTCCTTGGTGAAGGCAAAGAAAGATTCCCTCCACCTACAGTATACCGTCGGTAACGGAATCGAAAACTATATGAATGACGCCCCCTTCGATGTCGCTCCGATTCCCAATCCCGGAAATCCAACGCGGCCCATCAAAGGAAAACCTCTGCCCATGTGGAGCATGGTCGCATATCTCGATCACAGTTGGTCAGACAAGTTAACTACCTCGCTCGGGTTTTCGGACTTGCAGATCCAGAATACGAGTCTGCAGGCCGCGAACGCGTATCACGAGGGGCAATATTCGAGCATTAACCTGTTGTACGCGGCTTTCAAGAACGTTATGTACGGCGGCGAATTCCAGTGGGGCCGGCGTACGAACGCCAGAGATGGGTTTAACTCAGAAGACTACAGGTTACAGTTCTCGTTCAAATACACGTTCAACGCCAGAGTTCTAGGTAGCAAATGA